TCAGACGGCAGAAATGTTGTTGTCGGAATGGTAAACCCCACGGATAAAAAAGTTTTAAACGAAGTAGTATTTTTATCGGGCTTAAAACCTATTCCGAGGCTTATCACTTTTTATGAATTTGAACGCACGGTTAACGCATTTTTAAAAGAAGCAGACAGAAAAGCAAAACTTTTTGAACATATTTCCAGCGAAAACAGTATGCTTCAAGAAGAAACACTGTTTTCACAAGTTGAAAAAGCCATCAAAGATGACGAAAGTTCCATCTCAAGATTTGCAAACCAGATTATTACTGATGCCATTGACACAAAATCCAGCGACGTCCATATTGAACCCAGGTTTAACGGTTATATAGTCCGCTACAGAACAGACGGCATTTTGAAAAAAGTTGTCGAAATCCCTCAGGCTGTGGAATCAAGTATTATTTCAAGGTTTAAAGTACTTGCAAGGATGAATATCGCAGAACACAGAAGAGCGCAGGACGGCGCATTTTCTATCAAGCATAAAACCAAGACTTACGATTGCAGGATTAACACCATTCCTATCGGCGGTAAAGAAAAAATGGTAATCAGAATTTTGCAGCCGAGTATAAGTTTGTCGGCGGGCGAGAACAGGGATGTTGAGCTTATCGGGGCTTATAAAGAAGATATAGAAAAATTGAAATGGATGACTAAAATCCCGCACGGTATTATTTTAGCGTCAGGTCCTACAGGCAGCGGTAAAACAACTACTTTATATTCGGTTTTAAGCAGTTTAAATAAAGAAGATGTTAATATTACAACAATTGAAGACCCTGTCGAAATAAGGCTGGAAGGGGTAAATCAAATTCAGGTAAATCCAAAAGCCGATATTACCTTTGCGTCATGTTTAAGGGCTATATTAAGACAAGACCCCGATATTATACTGGTAGGCGAAATCCGTGACTATGAAACCCTGGAATCTGCTATTGCAGCTGCGCTTACAGGACACCTTGTATTAAGCACCATTCACACAAACAGCGCTGCTGCCACGATTTCAAGGCTTATGCAGATGGGTGCGCCGAATTATCTTATTGCCTCGTCTTTGTCAGGTATTATTGCGCAAAGGCTTGTAAGAAAGCTTTGTCCTCACTGCAAAAAATCTTATAGCCCCCAAAAAGAAGAAGTTAAACAAATTCTGCTTAATGAAGAAGACATAGAAAATTTCACAAAAAAAACCGTTTATCAACCGGCAGGCTGTCCTCAATGCCAATTCACAGGCTACCTGGGCAGGTTGGGATTATTTGAGTTGTTGTCTGTGAATAAAGAAATTAAGAAGTTAATAAATATGTCAGCTTCTGATATAGAAATAGAAGAAACTGCTATAAGCTGCGGTATGAAAACACTGCAACAATACTGCATACAACATATTATAAACGGCGAAACCCCCATCAGTGAATTTGTAAGGGTACTGGGTGTGGTTAATGACTAATACGGGAATTACTGGATGAAAACGTTTAAATATTACGCAATAAAAAAAGAAGACGGCACAAAGGTGGAAGGCAAAATAGAAGCTGTTAATGACAAAGAAGCAAGAAGCCTTATAATCCAGCTTGACCTCTTTCCTACGCGTATTATAGACCCGACAGCTTCAAGTTACTCGGAAACAGCTGTCAGGCAGCAGCAAGCTGACGCAAGAAAAAAGGTCAGATTGGGAAAATTATCCGGCAGAGAAAAAATCGATTTTACAACAACGCTGCAAATTCTTCTAAAAGCCGGTGTACCTCTCATTGAAGCGTTGGTATTTTTAGAGAGTGATACAAACAGCGTAAGGCTTCGTTCAATCGCAAGCGAAATCAGAAAACAGGTAATAGCCGGAGTGAATTTTGCCGATACGGTAGCTAAATTCCCTCAGATTTTTGACGCGTTATATATCGGCTTGGTAAGAGCAGGCGAAGAATCGGGTGAACTGGACGTTACTTTAGAGAGAATGTCTAAACTCTTGAAAAAACAAGATGATTTAAAAAGCAAAATTATAGGAGTACTTGCATATCCATGTATTGTGCTCTTATTTGCCGTTGTTATTGTGCTTGTTATGCTTATGTTTGTATTCCCTAAATTTGCGGAAATGTATGAAGGAATGGGCGCACAGCTTCCCTGGATTACTCAAATGTGTATAGATACAGGCAAATTTTTGGCTAAATTTTGGATGGTTTTGCCTATATTTTTTGCTACAATTTATTGGTTTTTAATCGGATTGTTTGCTTTCGAACCTTTTAAAAACAGATTTGACCAATTTTTGCTTTCTATTCCTTTAATTCGTGATTTTGTAAAATTAGCCGAATTCTCGAACTTTATCTCCGTAATGCTTGTATCGTATGAAGCAGGGGTGCCTATTGTAGATTGTTTATATTTAGGTAATTTTACCATTACAAATAATGTAATTAATACCGCAATTAAAACTTCTGCAGTGAAAGTTCAACAGGGTTTGCATTTATCCGATGCGCTTAAATCTTCTGAAGTTGTTCCGCCTATCATATTGTTTATGATTTCAACAGGCGAACAATCGGGTAAACTCGGCGAAATGCTTGAAAAATCAAGTGAATTTATTGATAACCAGCTTGATAGAATTATAGATTTGTTAACTAAATTTATTGAACCTATAATGCTTGTATTTATTGGCGCTGTTGTACTGGTTTTAGCGTTAGCTCTTTATTTGCCGCTATTCCAATCTTACTCGCATATCGGAAGTTAAAGGAGGTTTTTATGGAAAGAAATGATTTAAATGAAAGAGCCGGTGCTTTTGTAAGCGGGGTATGGAGCGAAAGGGTTTTAGTAATCACGGAAGATTTTGAGATAAAAGGCTTTATATTTTATCCGAAAACAGGCAGAAAAAATCGTGTGTTATCAGATGTTTTGAATAATCAAAAAAGATTTGTTGCCATTAAAAATTGCGAGCTGCGACATCGCAAAAGTGCAGTGAAAGCGATTGAAAATCATGAATTTATTCAACTTAATTTAGACTCTATTATTATGATAAGACCTGCATTTGAGGGTGAATAGTATTGATTTTTAAATATCCGTTTTTTTGCTTCTCTTTTTTTGTGTTAATATTTAAAAATGAAAAAGAGGAAAACTCATGCGCAAGTTGATTTTTAAAAATTTAATATCACATATCTACAGAATATACTTTTCTATAAATCTTCAGCCCAGAGAATTACATTTTAAAAAAGATGCCCGTTGTTTGATTTTAGCGCCTCATGCTGACGATGAGAGCATAGGCTGCGGCGGGGTTCTGCTCAAATATCCTAAAATGTTTGATGTTTATTGTCTTACAAACGGTTTTAAAGGGGTAGAAATCCCTAATCTTACTTACGAAGAAAAAATTGAAGTCCGCAAAAACGAATTTATTGAAGCTATGGAAAAAGCAGGCGTCAACTACTACAGCTTTTTTGAAGATGTTGACGATAAGCGCCTGATAATGAGATATGATAAATTTTCTTCAATAAATGTTTCTCATTATGATTATATTTTCATTCCCAATATTCTGGACCAGCATCGGGACCATAAAGCAGTAGCGCTAATGCTTAATGAGCTTTTAAAAGATAAAGCGCATAAACATAATGTAAAAATCGTAATGTATGAGGTCTGGACGGCTCTTGCACTGCCTAATTTCTTTGTCGATATTGAAGATGTGATGGATGCAAAAATTGAACTCATAAAAACTCATAAATCCCAAATTGCTACCCGTGATTATACAAATAAAGTGAGAGGGCTGAATTCCTACAGGGCATTAGGTCCCCAAAGGCAATATGTCGAAGCTTACTGCGTTTTGGAGTTGAACGAATTTAAAAAAATATGTAAAATGTACAGTATATAAAGACCGGTTTTAGATTAAAGATGGATATAAAAGAAAAAATTAAAGAGGCAAAAAGAATAGTTTTTAAGTTTGGGACAAATGCGCTGTCCAGACAAGACGGTTCGATTGCATTATCAAGAATTTACGGTTTTATTGAAGATATTGCCGACCTGAAAAATCAGGACAAGGAAATTTTGATAGTGACTTCAGGCGCGGTAGGGCTTGGAGCCGCCAGACTGGGTATTAAAAAGCCTTCTTTAATTGCCGCAAAACAGGCATGCGCTGCCGTAGGGCAGGCTAAATTAATGCACTTTTATGAAGATGCGTTTGAAAAATTCGGGGTTACCGTAGCACAAGTGCTTTTAACCGAAGACGATTTTAATTTCAGAAGCCGTTATTTAAGCTTAAAAAGCGCGCTTAACGAACTGTTATCCTGTAGTGTAATTCCTATTATTAACCAAAACGACACGGTCAGTGCAGCGGAACTGAAACCGACCTGTCATAAAAAGGCTTGTTTTGGTGATAATGATAAACTTTCTTCACTTGTTATGAGCGGGCTTGATGCGGACTTGTTGGTTATTCTGTCAGATGTTGACGGGTTGTATAACGATGACCCCCGTGTAAATAAAGATGCAAAACTTATTTCTGTTGTAGAAGACATCACTCCCGATATAGAAAAATTAGGGTTTGATGCTTCCAAAGGCGGCAGAGGCGGGATGAAAACCAAACTTGAAGCGGCAAAAGTCGCCACACATTCAGGCGGAATAGCTGTTATAGCTAACGGTAATGAAGCCCGTATAATAAGAAAAATTTTCTCTGACGAACCGGTCGGCACCGTATTTTTACCGAGTGAAAACCTTTCTGAAAAAAGACGCTGGATAGCTTACGCTACTAACCTTGCCGGCGCTGTTAAGGTTAACAGCGGGGCTTACAGTGCTTTGCTTGAAAAAAATGCAAGTCTGCTTCCCATCGGCATTGTAGATATCATCAACAGCTTTGATAAAAATGATGTGGTAAGTATTCTAAATGAAGCCGGCGAAGAAGTAGCCCGGGGAATGGTGAATTATTCAAGCAAAGATTGCAAAAAACTTCTCGGCAAACATTCCGATGATATTGAAAAAATACTCGGTTACAGAAATTATGATGCAATTATAACAAGAGATAATATTATATTTACATAAATGAAAATGAGGCATAGCAAAAAATGGAAAAACCAAAAAGTGAGTTTTTAAGCAAAATTTTAAAACGTAAAAATCCCGAAGAATTCTTGCAGACAGCAAAAAAGAGTAATCTGAAAAAAACCCTGGGGGCGACAGATTTGATAATATTAGGGATAGGAGCTGTTGTAGGAACGGGAGTATTTACGTTGTCGGGACTTGCTATAGCAGGCGAAGCTGCAGCCGGACCAAGTTTTATAATTTCATTGATTATAGCTGCTATTGCCTGTATATTTTCCGCATTTTGCTATGCAGAATTTGCTTCGCTTATTCCTGTTGCAGGAAGCGCATATACATATACGTTTGCCGTGTTTGGG
This genomic window from Candidatus Gastranaerophilales bacterium contains:
- a CDS encoding type II secretion system F family protein; amino-acid sequence: MKTFKYYAIKKEDGTKVEGKIEAVNDKEARSLIIQLDLFPTRIIDPTASSYSETAVRQQQADARKKVRLGKLSGREKIDFTTTLQILLKAGVPLIEALVFLESDTNSVRLRSIASEIRKQVIAGVNFADTVAKFPQIFDALYIGLVRAGEESGELDVTLERMSKLLKKQDDLKSKIIGVLAYPCIVLLFAVVIVLVMLMFVFPKFAEMYEGMGAQLPWITQMCIDTGKFLAKFWMVLPIFFATIYWFLIGLFAFEPFKNRFDQFLLSIPLIRDFVKLAEFSNFISVMLVSYEAGVPIVDCLYLGNFTITNNVINTAIKTSAVKVQQGLHLSDALKSSEVVPPIILFMISTGEQSGKLGEMLEKSSEFIDNQLDRIIDLLTKFIEPIMLVFIGAVVLVLALALYLPLFQSYSHIGS
- a CDS encoding ATPase, T2SS/T4P/T4SS family, whose amino-acid sequence is MLEKLKKIIDRNVCGKIDKKLLEQHKFLPINEQAGTIFIACVDKSDTQIPSIIKANFQSVPKLIQLPSEQFSELLNYALLPVCIPITAGAVQNINANKTLTPNVQPSAQKPKKRIGDILIEKGYVTKEQVDKAFTDSQKRSEPIGSTLVNLGFVTIKQLKDALSEQQGIESVDEKQLKFSDDLFKLFPREFLQDNKVVPISSDGRNVVVGMVNPTDKKVLNEVVFLSGLKPIPRLITFYEFERTVNAFLKEADRKAKLFEHISSENSMLQEETLFSQVEKAIKDDESSISRFANQIITDAIDTKSSDVHIEPRFNGYIVRYRTDGILKKVVEIPQAVESSIISRFKVLARMNIAEHRRAQDGAFSIKHKTKTYDCRINTIPIGGKEKMVIRILQPSISLSAGENRDVELIGAYKEDIEKLKWMTKIPHGIILASGPTGSGKTTTLYSVLSSLNKEDVNITTIEDPVEIRLEGVNQIQVNPKADITFASCLRAILRQDPDIILVGEIRDYETLESAIAAALTGHLVLSTIHTNSAAATISRLMQMGAPNYLIASSLSGIIAQRLVRKLCPHCKKSYSPQKEEVKQILLNEEDIENFTKKTVYQPAGCPQCQFTGYLGRLGLFELLSVNKEIKKLINMSASDIEIEETAISCGMKTLQQYCIQHIINGETPISEFVRVLGVVND
- the proB gene encoding glutamate 5-kinase is translated as MDIKEKIKEAKRIVFKFGTNALSRQDGSIALSRIYGFIEDIADLKNQDKEILIVTSGAVGLGAARLGIKKPSLIAAKQACAAVGQAKLMHFYEDAFEKFGVTVAQVLLTEDDFNFRSRYLSLKSALNELLSCSVIPIINQNDTVSAAELKPTCHKKACFGDNDKLSSLVMSGLDADLLVILSDVDGLYNDDPRVNKDAKLISVVEDITPDIEKLGFDASKGGRGGMKTKLEAAKVATHSGGIAVIANGNEARIIRKIFSDEPVGTVFLPSENLSEKRRWIAYATNLAGAVKVNSGAYSALLEKNASLLPIGIVDIINSFDKNDVVSILNEAGEEVARGMVNYSSKDCKKLLGKHSDDIEKILGYRNYDAIITRDNIIFT
- a CDS encoding PIG-L family deacetylase, which encodes MRKLIFKNLISHIYRIYFSINLQPRELHFKKDARCLILAPHADDESIGCGGVLLKYPKMFDVYCLTNGFKGVEIPNLTYEEKIEVRKNEFIEAMEKAGVNYYSFFEDVDDKRLIMRYDKFSSINVSHYDYIFIPNILDQHRDHKAVALMLNELLKDKAHKHNVKIVMYEVWTALALPNFFVDIEDVMDAKIELIKTHKSQIATRDYTNKVRGLNSYRALGPQRQYVEAYCVLELNEFKKICKMYSI